Genomic segment of Rhodocaloribacter litoris:
TCGTTCGCATCGAGAAAGGGCGGGGTATCTTTGTAGATACGCCTTCGGTCGCCTCCGTGTCCGCTCCGCTGGAGCTCTACCTGCACCTGAACCGGGGGACCGGTCAGGCGCTGGACGTGGTACGGGCGCGTCAGATCATCGAACCCCCTATCGCGGCCGAGGCGGCGCGGCGGCACACCGCGGAGGACGCGGAGCGGATCCTGGCCAATCTCGATATGCTCAAGGCCTGCGAGCGTCCCTTCGAGAAGCTCTCGAAGCTGGACATGGAGTTCCACGTGCTCATTGCCGAGGCCACGCACAATCCGTTGATGCCCCTCCTGATCCATCCCATCCAGCAACTCATGCCCAAGATCAAGACGGGCGTATACTATGCCGTGAGCGATGCCCACGAAGCCGCCGTGACGTGGCATTCCGCGATCGTCGAGGCAATTTTGAACCGCGACCCTGAAGCGGCCCACGAGCGGATGGCCAGGCACCTGGAGATCGCGGAACATCATGTCCGGCAACTGATGGCGGTGGAAGCGGAGAGCGAAGTGGGAGGATAACGGGCGATCGCCGGAAAGCCATCCCGCGTCTGAATAAAAATCACATCTCATCTTGTATGACATGTTACAAATCGCTATACTATAACACGGGATGATGGTCCACGGGTGGCCTTCGTCGCGAAGCGCTTTTTTTCCCTTCCAAAACGCACAATGCCATGGTCTACCGATACTGCCTCTGGAGCCTCGCGGTCGCATTTACTCTCCTGACGGCCGGTACCGCACAGGCTCAGATCACCGTCGCCAACGACGGCGGCAACTGGGACGATCCGAACACCTGGTCCACCGGGACGGTCCCGACGGCAAACGACGACGTCGTCATCGATAGCACGGTTTCGATCAACATCGCCAACGCCGAAGCACGCAACGTCACGGTTACGGGCGAAGCGGGGGAACTCCGCTACGAGCGCGATCCCTCCCTGGCCGGGTTCGGCCTGACCGTCTATGGTAATCTGGTCATCGAAGGGCCGGAC
This window contains:
- a CDS encoding FadR/GntR family transcriptional regulator; translation: MFKAVGKRQLLSHAVEEEIEAAIRDGRLAVGDRLPSEMELCEQFGVSRTVMREALRMLSARRLVRIEKGRGIFVDTPSVASVSAPLELYLHLNRGTGQALDVVRARQIIEPPIAAEAARRHTAEDAERILANLDMLKACERPFEKLSKLDMEFHVLIAEATHNPLMPLLIHPIQQLMPKIKTGVYYAVSDAHEAAVTWHSAIVEAILNRDPEAAHERMARHLEIAEHHVRQLMAVEAESEVGG